A region from the Pelobates fuscus isolate aPelFus1 chromosome 3, aPelFus1.pri, whole genome shotgun sequence genome encodes:
- the LOC134601790 gene encoding uncharacterized protein LOC134601790 — translation MDFSPAQLHLKDITESPEWNSQQQWGYPDSEGYCSLSPASSTDSSSFSPPYGFYAFPKEMSTSCNTVLPQTDMQSRTRNLAPKKSMKKRFMCGQRQNASEREKMRMRNLSTALQHVRRYLPPAVAPPGKNLTKIETLRLTIRYIAHLSEVLGLDEEALVRRREEAIRGSNMCPVGLSCCQGSMHAICPESRDMLPATATPSYLSYSPAPLQNHTGLGQIDRELKTAVPQAYECEAPAMTAAETMTFSPCALKGRPSHGTTYMDTKGGLTAPSPVSPDLGFCSNFIDDMWDDLPEKDLWTSFQPTGVQPQQFC, via the exons ATGGACTTCTCTCCAGCACAGCTACATCTAAAGGATATTACCGAGTCCCCAGAGTGGAACTCACAGCAGCAATGGGGATACCCTGATTCTGAAGGCTACTGCAGCCTGTCCCCAGCGTCTTCCACAGATTCTTCCAGCTTCTCACCTCCATATGGGTTCTATGCTTTCCCTAAAGAGATGTCCACCAGTTGTAACACAGTTCTGCCTCAGACAGACATGCAGTCAAGAACCAGGAATCTAGCTCCAAAAAAGAGCATGAAGAAGAGGTTTATGTGTGGCCAGAGGCAGAATGCAAGTGAGAGGGAGAAGATGAGGATGAGGAATCTCTCTACTGCCCTTCAGCACGTTAGAAGATACTTACCTCCAGCAGTGGCCCCACCTGGGAAAAACCTAACAAAGATTGAGACTCTGAGGCTCACCATCCGCTACATTGCCCATCTTTCAGAGGTTCTAGGACTTGATGAGGAGGCCCTGGtgaggagaagagaagaagccATCAGGGGCTCTAACATGTGCCCAGTTGGTCTGAGCTGTTGCCAAGGCAGCATGCATGCCATTTGCCCAGAATCTAGAGACATGCTCCCAGCCACTGCCACCCCATCCTACCTGTCCTACTCACCAGCACCACTTCAAAACCACACAGGCCTTGGCCAAATAGACAGAGAACTGAAGACGGCTGTCCCACAGGCTTATGAATGTGAAGCTCCGGCCATGACAGCAGCAGAGACAATGACATTTTCTCCATGTGCACTAAAAGGCAGGCCATCCCACGGAACAACATACATGGACACCAAGGGTGGACTCACTGCTCCTTCACCTGTCTCTCCAGACCTGGGCTTTTGTTCG AACTTCATTGATGACATGTGGGATGATCTTCCAGAAAAAGATCTTTGGACATCGTTTCAGCCAACGGGAGTCCAGCCGCAACAATTCTGTTAA